From one Lycium barbarum isolate Lr01 chromosome 6, ASM1917538v2, whole genome shotgun sequence genomic stretch:
- the LOC132645905 gene encoding acetylajmalan esterase-like — translation MALTIRVVLDLLLVISMISLVVLQQKGNAQELSKLQTPTGLMKCKFDKIYQLGNSISDTGNCFRERLCGANSACRRLPYGMKFFHKATGRCSDGMLMIDFIALESGLPLLNPYKDQNASFRHGANFAVAGATALSAEFLAEKKIATSFTNSSLSVQLDWMSSHFETIDHSREKLKNSLFLVGEIGGNEFNYGLSQGKTIDELRRLVPDVVRTIIHGVKRVIGFGATRIVVPGNFPVGCVPALLTKFKTNNLTAYDEYHCLKDLNKFAMFYNRHLQLAIDRLKKGYPKITLIYGDYYNAYMWLLQNAVTLGFDKNSLQKACCGEGGVYNYIVSKKCGDPGVPVCVDPSTYISWDGIHSTQEAYKWLARWLIHDMLPQLNCQV, via the exons ATGGCGTTGACAATAAGAGTAGTGCTTGATCTCTTACTAGTTATTTCTATGATTAGTTTAGTGGTTCTTCAACAGAAAGGTAATGCTCAAGAATTATCAAAGCTTCAAACACCTACAGGATTGATGAAATGCAAATTTGATAAAATATACCAGTTGGGTAACTCAATTTCAGATACCGGCAATTGCTTTAGAGAGCGCCTTTGTGGAGCTAACTCTGCATGTAGAAGACTTCCTTATGGAATGAAGTTTTTTCACAAAGCGACAGGACGTTGTTCTGATGGCATGCTCATGATTGATTTCATAG CTTTGGAATCTGGTCTTCCGCTCCTAAATCCATACAAGGATCAAAATGCAAGTTTTAGACATGGAGCAAATTTTGCAGTAGCAGGGGCTACTGCTTTATCAGCCGAATTCCTGGCAGAGAAGAAGATTGCTACGTCCTTTACAAATAGTTCATTAAGTGTGCAACTTGACTGGATGTCTTCCCATTTTGAAACCATTG ATCATTCCCGagaaaaattgaagaattcaCTTTTCCTAGTAGGAGAAATCGGAGGAAATGAATTCAATTATGGCTTATCGCAAGGTAAAACCATAGACGAGTTGCGAAGACTGGTGCCAGACGTTGTTCGGACCATCATTCATGGTGTTAAA AGAGTCATTGGTTTTGGGGCTACTAGAATTGTAGTTCCAGGCAATTTCCCAGTAGGTTGTGTCCCAGCTCTCCTAACGAAATTCAAGACCAACAACTTAACTGCCTACGATGAGTACCATTGCTTGAAAGATTTAAATAAGTTTGCAATGTTCTACAATCGTCATTTGCAACTGGCCATTGATAGGCTGAAGAAAGGGTATCCAAAGATTACATTGATTTATGGTGACTATTACAACGCCTATATGTGGCTTCTACAAAATGCTGTCACTCTTG GATTTGACAAAAACTCTCTACAAAAAGCATGTTGTGGAGAAGGAGGTGTCTATAATTACATCGTAAGTAAAAAATGTGGTGATCCAGGAGTCCCAGTGTGTGTTGACCCTAGTACTTACATCAGTTGGGATGGAATTCATTCGACACAAGAAGCATATAAATGGTTGGCAAGATGGCTAATTCATGACATGTTACCGCAACTGAACTGCCAAGTTTAA